A window of Fibrobacter sp. UWH6 contains these coding sequences:
- a CDS encoding prephenate dehydrogenase/arogenate dehydrogenase family protein, producing the protein MQRITLVGFGLLASSVAAAIKQAKLPTIVRAVSSPSTLERAREVKLADEFFGYDDTASWAEGSDLILLCSPILHILKTIDALSKVQLPAGHKKILVSDIGSTKVEICKAGAKLPEPFCFVGSHPMAGSEKRTMEYNDPSIFENAYWFVCPPDGVEESAYADLLQLISFVGAHSVVFPPEHHDRTMAWVSHMPQMLSSTLAASMPERLLKYNYQHYAGRAFRDMTRIAASGWNMWHDIAVTNRNETALALREVRDGLDKTIAAMDSLQVVSDGTPAAADCSENLESIFKAGNDGRASLFAPGRNAAAAFSEITVPLKDEPGALLSVLKPLAEWGLNIRDIELMKVRENVAGTLLLAFKTPDEARRAIQILTALDYDVKER; encoded by the coding sequence ATGCAACGCATTACTCTCGTTGGTTTTGGTTTGCTGGCCAGTTCCGTTGCCGCAGCCATTAAGCAGGCGAAGTTGCCCACTATCGTTCGTGCCGTCAGTTCCCCCTCTACTTTGGAACGCGCCCGCGAAGTAAAGTTGGCCGATGAATTTTTCGGTTACGATGATACCGCATCCTGGGCCGAAGGCTCTGACTTGATTTTGCTGTGCAGCCCCATTCTTCACATTCTGAAGACTATCGACGCTCTTTCTAAGGTGCAGTTGCCGGCCGGCCATAAGAAGATTCTGGTCAGCGACATTGGCAGCACCAAGGTTGAAATTTGCAAGGCGGGTGCCAAGCTGCCTGAACCTTTCTGTTTTGTGGGAAGTCACCCCATGGCCGGTTCCGAGAAGCGCACCATGGAATATAATGATCCCAGCATTTTCGAGAACGCATACTGGTTTGTGTGTCCGCCCGATGGTGTCGAAGAATCCGCCTATGCCGACTTGCTTCAGCTGATTTCTTTTGTGGGTGCCCATTCCGTTGTGTTCCCGCCGGAACATCACGACCGTACCATGGCCTGGGTTAGCCATATGCCCCAGATGCTCAGCTCCACATTGGCTGCCAGCATGCCGGAACGTCTGCTCAAGTACAACTACCAGCATTACGCCGGACGCGCCTTTAGGGACATGACCCGTATTGCAGCCAGCGGCTGGAACATGTGGCATGACATCGCCGTTACCAACCGCAACGAAACGGCGCTTGCCCTCCGCGAAGTCCGCGACGGCCTCGACAAGACTATCGCCGCCATGGATAGCTTGCAGGTGGTTTCTGACGGAACTCCCGCCGCTGCCGACTGCTCCGAAAATCTGGAGTCCATCTTTAAGGCCGGAAACGATGGTCGCGCCAGCCTGTTTGCTCCTGGCCGCAATGCTGCCGCCGCCTTCTCCGAAATTACGGTTCCCCTGAAGGATGAACCCGGTGCCTTGCTCAGCGTGTTGAAGCCCTTGGCCGAATGGGGGCTGAATATCCGCGATATCGAACTGATGAAAGTCCGCGAAAACGTGGCCGGTACTTTGCTTCTGGCTTTCA
- a CDS encoding chorismate mutase, protein MKIEDWRNRIDELNGELIALLNKRATYATEIGKLKKELGLPVLDASREQAVLDRVGSMTEGPLSSDSIKRIFQVIMEETRKVED, encoded by the coding sequence ATGAAGATTGAAGATTGGCGTAATCGTATTGATGAATTGAACGGAGAGCTGATTGCTCTTCTGAATAAGCGTGCCACCTATGCAACCGAGATTGGCAAACTGAAAAAGGAATTGGGCTTGCCCGTTCTGGATGCTTCTCGTGAACAGGCCGTTTTGGACCGTGTGGGCTCTATGACCGAAGGCCCCCTTTCTTCTGATTCCATCAAGAGAATCTTCCAGGTGATTATGGAAGAGACCCGCAAGGTTGAGGACTAA